From a single Spongiibacter taiwanensis genomic region:
- the trxB gene encoding thioredoxin-disulfide reductase produces MSDSQHHRLIILGSGPAGYTAAVYAARANLSPVVITGMQQGGQLTTTTDVDNWPGDQNGVQGPELMMRMQEHAERFDTKVLFDHIESVDLKKKPFTLVGSNTYTCDALIIATGASAQYLGLPSEEAFMGKGVSACATCDGFFYRGKKVAVIGGGNTAVEEALYLSNIASEVTLVHRRDELRAEKILQDKLFERAENGNITLCWNHTLDEVLGDDSGVTGIRVASTKDGSTQDIELAGVFIAIGHKPNTDIFQGQLEMKDGYLTINSGTAGNATATSVEGVFAAGDVADHIYRQAVTSAGFGCMAALDAERYLDDLA; encoded by the coding sequence ATGAGCGATAGCCAACACCACCGCCTTATCATTCTCGGCTCAGGCCCTGCCGGTTACACCGCCGCTGTCTACGCCGCCCGAGCGAACTTGAGCCCCGTCGTCATCACCGGGATGCAACAGGGTGGCCAGCTCACCACCACCACCGACGTAGATAACTGGCCCGGCGACCAAAACGGCGTTCAAGGCCCCGAGTTGATGATGCGCATGCAGGAGCACGCCGAGCGCTTTGATACGAAAGTGCTGTTCGACCATATCGAATCGGTTGACCTGAAAAAGAAACCTTTCACTCTGGTTGGCAGCAACACTTACACCTGTGATGCACTGATTATCGCCACCGGTGCGTCGGCTCAATACCTGGGCCTACCCTCTGAAGAAGCCTTTATGGGCAAGGGCGTGTCCGCCTGCGCGACCTGTGACGGGTTCTTTTACCGAGGCAAGAAAGTCGCGGTAATCGGCGGCGGTAACACCGCCGTGGAAGAAGCCCTGTATCTGTCTAACATCGCTTCTGAGGTTACCCTGGTTCACCGCCGCGACGAGCTGCGGGCCGAGAAAATCCTGCAAGATAAGCTGTTTGAGCGGGCAGAGAATGGCAACATTACCCTCTGCTGGAACCACACGCTGGACGAGGTCTTGGGCGATGACAGCGGCGTTACCGGAATTCGTGTCGCCAGTACCAAAGATGGCAGCACCCAGGATATTGAATTGGCCGGGGTGTTTATCGCTATTGGTCACAAGCCCAATACCGATATTTTCCAGGGCCAGTTGGAAATGAAAGATGGCTATCTGACCATCAACAGCGGCACCGCGGGTAATGCCACGGCGACCAGTGTTGAGGGGGTTTTTGCGGCAGGCGATGTTGCCGACCACATTTACCGTCAGGCAGTCACGTCTGCCGGCTTTGGTTGCATGGCAGCGCTCGACGCCGAGCGCTATCTGGACGACCTGGCCTGA
- the aat gene encoding leucyl/phenylalanyl-tRNA--protein transferase: MPSIAWLDPVDLRFPPLEHATQEPNGLLAAGGDLRLERLLEAYRRGIFPWYEEGQPILWWSPDPRSVLFPTRLKVNRSLTKALKRAPYHCTTDRTFSEVIDQCAAVSARRPGTWITDDMRQAYLSLHKAGRAHSVEVWLGEDLIGGLYGVAMGKVFFGESMFSLAPNGSKIALCALCEWLMARDFAVIDCQVGNPYLTSMGAEEIPRRNFQAILNESAQDDATPPSPWDWHWHSVNRGA; the protein is encoded by the coding sequence ATGCCAAGCATCGCCTGGCTGGATCCGGTTGATCTCCGCTTCCCCCCCCTCGAGCACGCGACTCAAGAACCCAACGGTTTGCTGGCCGCTGGCGGCGACCTTCGGTTAGAACGCTTATTGGAAGCTTACCGCCGCGGGATCTTTCCCTGGTATGAAGAAGGCCAGCCGATTCTATGGTGGTCCCCCGACCCCCGATCTGTGCTGTTTCCAACCAGGCTGAAGGTTAATCGCAGCCTCACCAAAGCCCTCAAGCGGGCGCCCTACCACTGCACAACCGACCGCACATTTTCCGAGGTTATCGATCAGTGCGCTGCCGTTTCTGCCCGCCGTCCCGGCACCTGGATTACCGATGATATGCGCCAGGCTTATCTGAGCTTGCACAAGGCTGGCCGGGCCCACTCCGTGGAAGTCTGGCTGGGAGAGGACCTCATAGGGGGCCTCTACGGCGTCGCAATGGGCAAGGTGTTTTTCGGCGAATCCATGTTTAGCCTCGCCCCAAACGGCTCGAAAATCGCGCTGTGTGCGCTGTGTGAGTGGCTGATGGCGCGGGACTTTGCGGTGATCGACTGTCAGGTTGGCAACCCTTACCTCACCAGCATGGGAGCGGAGGAAATACCCCGGCGGAACTTCCAGGCAATCCTCAACGAGAGTGCACAAGACGATGCCACACCACCCTCCCCCTGGGATTGGCACTGGCATAGCGTCAATCGCGGCGCATAA
- a CDS encoding arginyltransferase, protein MSNDKSIKLYSTYPHPCSYFRDREAKTLFVDPHIPFEGALYTQLSRRGFRRSGRHVYRPDCQSCQQCIATRIPVARFTPSRKQRRCQHRNADLKVVVKQTMADNAYALYERYIRVRHQDGDMFPPSREQFEQFLCDTIPSTRFACFYLQDTLIAVSVIDVMGDGLSAIYTFYDPDADYNRRSLGAMAILWMVEHCRELSLPYVYLGYWIRDCAKMRYKTDYRPLELFMSNRWIRLN, encoded by the coding sequence ATGAGCAACGACAAATCGATCAAGCTTTACTCCACTTACCCGCACCCCTGTAGTTATTTCAGGGACCGGGAAGCGAAGACCCTGTTTGTTGATCCTCATATTCCCTTCGAGGGCGCCCTGTACACCCAGCTCTCTCGGCGGGGCTTTCGTCGCAGCGGCCGTCACGTCTATCGCCCGGATTGCCAGTCCTGTCAGCAGTGTATCGCCACCCGAATCCCTGTCGCCCGCTTTACGCCGAGTCGAAAGCAACGGCGCTGCCAGCATCGCAATGCCGACTTAAAGGTGGTTGTGAAACAGACCATGGCGGATAACGCCTATGCCCTGTACGAGCGCTATATTCGGGTGCGCCATCAGGATGGAGATATGTTCCCGCCCTCCCGGGAGCAATTCGAACAGTTTTTGTGCGATACCATCCCCTCAACGCGTTTTGCCTGTTTTTACCTTCAGGACACGCTGATCGCGGTGTCAGTTATCGATGTGATGGGAGACGGGCTGTCTGCTATCTATACCTTTTACGACCCAGATGCCGATTACAACCGGCGAAGCTTGGGCGCGATGGCCATATTGTGGATGGTAGAGCACTGTCGGGAGCTGAGCCTGCCCTATGTCTATCTCGGCTACTGGATTCGGGATTGCGCCAAGATGCGCTACAAAACGGACTACCGCCCCCTTGAGCTTTTTATGAGTAATCGCTGGATTCGTCTCAATTAA
- the infA gene encoding translation initiation factor IF-1 encodes MAKEDQIEMEGEVIDTLPNTTFRVRLENGHVVTAHISGKMRKHYIRILTGDKVKVELTPYDLTKGRITFRGR; translated from the coding sequence ATGGCGAAAGAAGACCAGATAGAAATGGAAGGCGAAGTCATCGACACTTTGCCCAACACGACCTTCCGGGTTCGACTGGAAAACGGCCATGTTGTGACGGCCCATATTTCCGGCAAAATGCGCAAACACTATATCCGCATTCTGACTGGCGACAAGGTTAAGGTTGAATTGACCCCCTATGATCTGACCAAGGGTCGCATCACCTTCCGCGGCCGCTAA
- the clpA gene encoding ATP-dependent Clp protease ATP-binding subunit ClpA, with the protein MLSKDLETTLSQAFKSARNRRHEFMTVEHLLLALADNAAAIKVLLACGADLAQLKGDLDEFVEATTPRIPEEDMERDTQPTLGFQRVLQRAVFHVQSSGKQEVTGANVLVAIFSEQESQAVYFLKSQNVNRLDVVNFITHGISKVSGAENAESEQSAEQEAEAGDPEQRPLENFATNLNEEARAGRIDPLIGRAAEVERVAQILTRRRKNNPLLVGESGVGKTAIAEGLAKRIVDGEVPDVLLKSVVYSLDMGALLAGTKYRGDFEKRLKGLLADLKKREGAILFIDEIHTIIGAGAASGGVMDASNLLKPLLSSGQMRCIGSTTFQEYRGIFEKDRALSRRFQKVDVTEPSVEDTYLILKGLCSRFEHHHDLKYSDAALRSAAELSSRYINDRFLPDKAIDVIDEAGAYQRLQSKEDRVELIDVPQIEAIVAKIARIPPKSVSSDDKASLAKLEDNLKMVVFGQDQAISELSASIKLARAGLKAPDKPIGSFLLAGPTGVGKTEVCKQLAKLLGLELIRFDMSEYMERHTVSRLIGAPPGYVGFDQGGLLTDAVTKHPHSVVLLDEIEKAHPDLFNLLLQVMDHGSLTDNNGRTADFRNVIFVMTTNAGAENISRRSMGFTEQNHDTDALEAINRLFTPEFRNRLDSIISFGPLPEEVVLTVVDKFLIDLQAQLDEKKVVLDVDDDARRWLVQKGYDKTMGARPMARVIQEHIKKPLAEMVLFGDLADGGTIFVSVDGDGLSLSSDVAELAVE; encoded by the coding sequence ATGTTGAGTAAAGACCTTGAAACGACGTTAAGCCAGGCCTTTAAGTCGGCCCGCAATCGCCGTCATGAGTTTATGACGGTGGAACATCTGCTGTTGGCATTGGCTGACAATGCTGCCGCCATCAAGGTGCTGCTAGCCTGCGGAGCAGACCTCGCTCAGCTAAAAGGTGACCTCGACGAATTTGTCGAAGCCACGACCCCACGTATTCCCGAAGAGGATATGGAGCGCGACACCCAGCCCACGCTGGGTTTTCAGCGCGTGCTGCAGCGCGCTGTCTTCCACGTACAGTCATCCGGTAAACAAGAGGTGACTGGCGCCAATGTTCTGGTCGCTATTTTTAGCGAGCAGGAAAGTCAGGCGGTTTATTTCCTCAAATCCCAAAACGTGAATCGCCTTGATGTGGTGAATTTCATCACCCACGGCATATCAAAAGTGTCCGGCGCGGAAAATGCCGAAAGCGAGCAGAGCGCCGAGCAAGAAGCCGAAGCCGGTGATCCCGAGCAACGGCCATTGGAGAATTTCGCGACTAACCTCAACGAAGAGGCTCGGGCAGGTCGTATCGATCCGCTGATTGGGCGCGCCGCTGAAGTGGAACGTGTCGCCCAGATACTCACCCGTCGTCGCAAGAATAACCCCTTGCTGGTCGGTGAATCGGGTGTTGGCAAAACCGCTATTGCCGAGGGCTTGGCCAAGCGCATCGTCGACGGCGAAGTGCCCGACGTGCTGTTAAAAAGTGTGGTTTACTCACTCGACATGGGCGCCTTGTTGGCGGGAACCAAATATCGCGGCGACTTTGAGAAGCGCCTGAAAGGCCTGCTTGCCGACCTGAAAAAGCGTGAAGGCGCGATTCTGTTTATCGACGAAATCCACACCATCATCGGTGCAGGTGCGGCCTCAGGTGGGGTGATGGATGCGTCAAACCTGCTTAAGCCCTTGCTGAGCTCCGGCCAGATGCGCTGCATTGGCTCTACCACGTTCCAGGAATACCGCGGTATCTTTGAGAAAGACCGGGCACTGAGCCGCCGTTTCCAGAAGGTTGATGTCACCGAACCCTCGGTAGAAGACACCTACCTGATTCTCAAAGGCTTGTGCTCTCGTTTTGAGCATCACCACGATCTGAAATACAGCGATGCGGCCCTGCGTTCGGCGGCAGAGTTGTCCTCTCGCTACATTAACGATCGCTTCCTGCCCGATAAGGCCATTGATGTGATCGACGAGGCCGGTGCCTATCAGCGCTTGCAGTCGAAGGAAGATCGGGTGGAGCTGATTGATGTGCCGCAGATCGAGGCGATTGTCGCCAAGATTGCCCGCATTCCGCCTAAGTCCGTGTCCAGCGATGACAAAGCCTCGTTGGCGAAGCTGGAAGACAACCTGAAAATGGTGGTGTTTGGCCAAGATCAGGCGATTTCCGAGCTGAGTGCGTCAATCAAGTTGGCCCGTGCCGGCCTGAAAGCCCCCGACAAACCCATTGGCTCCTTCCTGTTGGCCGGACCGACCGGTGTCGGCAAGACGGAGGTGTGCAAGCAGTTGGCAAAACTGCTGGGGCTGGAGCTGATCCGTTTTGATATGTCCGAGTACATGGAGCGCCACACCGTTTCCCGGTTAATTGGTGCCCCTCCCGGTTATGTTGGTTTTGACCAGGGCGGCCTGTTGACCGATGCCGTGACCAAGCATCCCCATTCGGTAGTGCTGCTGGATGAGATCGAGAAGGCGCATCCGGACTTGTTCAATCTGCTGTTGCAGGTGATGGATCATGGCTCCCTGACCGATAACAACGGTCGTACTGCCGATTTCCGCAATGTGATTTTTGTGATGACCACCAATGCCGGTGCCGAAAATATCAGCCGCCGGTCGATGGGCTTCACCGAGCAAAATCACGACACCGATGCGCTTGAGGCGATCAATCGCCTATTTACCCCGGAGTTCCGCAATCGGCTCGACAGCATCATCAGCTTTGGTCCGCTGCCAGAGGAGGTGGTGTTGACCGTGGTGGATAAATTCCTGATCGATCTGCAGGCTCAGCTCGACGAGAAAAAAGTGGTGCTGGATGTGGACGATGACGCGCGCCGCTGGTTGGTGCAGAAGGGCTACGACAAAACCATGGGCGCCCGGCCGATGGCTCGCGTTATCCAGGAGCACATCAAAAAGCCCTTGGCAGAAATGGTCTTGTTTGGTGACCTGGCTGATGGCGGCACCATCTTCGTCAGCGTGGATGGCGATGGCTTGAGTCTGTCGAGTGATGTTGCCGAGTTGGCAGTAGAATAA
- the clpS gene encoding ATP-dependent Clp protease adapter ClpS: MSQDSDEDHGSGLAIETAKPRLKKPPMYLVVLLNDDYTPMEFVIEVLEDFFYMDRQRATQVMLTVHTQGKGVCGVFTRDIAETKAAQVNQYARDNGHPLLAEIEESEA; encoded by the coding sequence ATGAGTCAGGACTCCGACGAGGACCACGGCAGCGGTCTGGCTATCGAGACAGCCAAGCCCCGACTCAAGAAGCCGCCAATGTATTTAGTGGTACTTCTCAATGATGACTATACCCCTATGGAGTTTGTCATTGAGGTGCTCGAGGACTTCTTCTACATGGATCGGCAGCGGGCCACCCAGGTGATGCTGACGGTTCATACCCAAGGAAAGGGTGTCTGCGGCGTGTTTACCCGAGATATTGCTGAAACCAAGGCTGCTCAGGTGAATCAGTACGCGAGGGATAATGGACACCCGCTGCTGGCGGAGATAGAAGAGAGTGAAGCTTGA
- the cspD gene encoding cold shock domain-containing protein CspD, whose amino-acid sequence MQNGVVKWFNNAKGYGFIVTESSDEEIFAHYSAISMEGYKTLKAGQSVSFDAEAGPKGLHATTIKTGAPQE is encoded by the coding sequence ATGCAAAACGGTGTTGTTAAATGGTTCAACAATGCAAAGGGCTACGGTTTTATCGTCACGGAAAGCAGTGACGAGGAGATCTTTGCTCACTACTCTGCCATTTCCATGGAGGGGTACAAGACTCTCAAAGCGGGTCAGTCCGTATCCTTCGATGCAGAAGCCGGCCCTAAGGGCTTACACGCCACGACGATTAAAACTGGCGCGCCCCAGGAGTAA
- the icd gene encoding NADP-dependent isocitrate dehydrogenase, whose protein sequence is MGYQHIKVPAEGEKITVNSDLSLNVPDRPIIPFIEGDGIGIDITPVMINVVNAAVEKAYSGKKAISWMEIYTGEKAAELYDGDWFPAETLDAIKEYAVAIKGPLTTPVGGGFRSLNVALRQELDLYVCQRPVRWFEGVPSPVKEPGKTNMVIFRENSEDIYAGIEWKAGTPEADKVINFLQEEMGVTKIRFPQNCGIGIKPVSEEGTKRLVRKALQYTIDQDLPSLTIVHKGNIMKFTEGSFKNWAYELAMEEFGGELLDGGPWVKLKNPNTGKEIVVKDVIADAMLQQVLLRPDEYSVIATLNLNGDYLSDALAAQVGGIGIAPGANLSDNVALFEATHGTAPKYTGQDKVNPGSLILSAEMMLRHLGWNEAADLIIDGMNGAIQAKTVTYDFERLMDGATLLKSSEFGDAIIKHMA, encoded by the coding sequence ATGGGATACCAACATATCAAGGTTCCTGCTGAGGGCGAGAAGATCACCGTCAATTCGGATCTCTCCCTGAACGTACCCGATCGGCCAATTATTCCTTTTATCGAAGGTGATGGCATCGGTATCGATATTACTCCGGTGATGATTAACGTCGTTAATGCCGCCGTTGAAAAAGCCTACTCAGGCAAGAAAGCCATCAGCTGGATGGAAATCTACACTGGTGAAAAAGCCGCTGAGCTGTATGACGGCGATTGGTTTCCGGCCGAAACCCTCGATGCAATCAAAGAATACGCGGTTGCTATTAAGGGCCCTCTGACTACCCCGGTGGGCGGCGGTTTTCGGTCTTTGAACGTAGCCCTGCGCCAAGAGCTGGATTTGTATGTTTGTCAGCGCCCGGTGCGGTGGTTTGAAGGTGTGCCTTCTCCAGTAAAAGAGCCCGGCAAGACCAATATGGTGATCTTCCGCGAGAACTCCGAAGACATCTATGCCGGTATCGAATGGAAAGCTGGCACCCCCGAAGCCGACAAGGTGATCAACTTCCTGCAGGAAGAAATGGGTGTAACTAAAATCCGTTTCCCGCAGAACTGCGGTATCGGCATCAAACCCGTTTCCGAAGAGGGCACCAAGCGCCTGGTGCGCAAGGCCCTGCAATACACCATTGATCAGGACCTGCCTTCACTGACGATCGTGCACAAAGGCAACATCATGAAGTTCACCGAAGGCTCCTTCAAAAACTGGGCCTATGAACTGGCCATGGAAGAGTTCGGCGGTGAGCTGCTCGACGGTGGCCCCTGGGTTAAACTGAAAAACCCTAACACCGGCAAGGAAATCGTTGTTAAAGACGTGATTGCTGATGCCATGCTGCAGCAGGTTCTGCTGCGTCCCGATGAGTACAGCGTTATTGCCACCCTCAACCTGAACGGTGACTACCTGTCTGACGCACTGGCTGCCCAGGTGGGCGGGATCGGTATCGCACCCGGTGCCAACCTGAGCGACAACGTGGCGCTGTTTGAGGCAACCCACGGCACCGCGCCAAAATACACCGGTCAGGACAAGGTGAACCCCGGTTCGTTGATTCTCTCCGCTGAAATGATGCTGCGTCACCTAGGCTGGAACGAAGCCGCAGACCTGATCATCGACGGCATGAACGGCGCTATTCAGGCCAAAACCGTGACCTACGATTTTGAGCGTCTGATGGATGGCGCTACGCTGCTGAAGAGCTCTGAATTCGGTGATGCAATCATTAAGCACATGGCGTAA
- a CDS encoding pseudouridine synthase, producing MSELVLFNKPYRVMCQFRKADDRACLSDYINIAGIYPAGRLDFDSEGLLVLTSNGRLQSAISDPQFKLPKTYWVQVEGEISEAAVERLRQGVVLNDGPTLPALAETMNEPQDLWPRQPPVRYRANIPTSWLKLTIREGRNRQVRRMTAAVGFPTLRLIRAQIGDWTLADLPPGELREAAVPLQLRKLASSPTNDKPPTRRHRPSRPQRLRGNRAGPSRPAPKGRRSRPK from the coding sequence GTGAGTGAGCTGGTTTTATTCAACAAACCCTACCGTGTGATGTGCCAATTTCGGAAGGCGGACGACCGCGCCTGCCTTTCAGATTACATCAATATAGCCGGTATTTATCCAGCGGGCCGTCTCGATTTTGACTCTGAGGGCTTGCTGGTGCTCACCAGCAATGGACGCTTGCAAAGCGCCATCAGCGATCCCCAGTTCAAATTACCCAAAACCTATTGGGTCCAAGTCGAAGGCGAAATCAGCGAGGCCGCCGTGGAGCGACTTCGTCAGGGCGTCGTATTAAATGATGGCCCAACGCTGCCCGCCCTGGCTGAAACGATGAATGAACCCCAGGACCTGTGGCCGCGCCAGCCACCCGTGCGCTACCGGGCCAATATCCCCACCTCCTGGCTAAAACTCACGATCAGAGAGGGTCGCAACCGGCAGGTGCGCCGCATGACGGCGGCAGTTGGCTTCCCTACCCTCCGCCTTATCAGAGCCCAGATAGGCGATTGGACCTTGGCCGACCTGCCGCCGGGGGAACTGCGCGAGGCGGCGGTCCCGCTGCAACTTCGCAAACTGGCCAGCTCGCCCACAAATGACAAGCCCCCAACCCGGCGGCACCGACCAAGTCGACCGCAGCGATTACGTGGCAACCGGGCGGGACCATCTCGCCCTGCCCCTAAAGGACGTCGTAGTAGGCCAAAATAG
- a CDS encoding NUDIX hydrolase, producing the protein MSWYPHVTVATIVENNGKFLFVEEIANGRRVLNQPAGHLERDETLIAAARREVLEETQWEVSIDGVVGLGLYRAPANGVTYQRTCFFGRPLSFLDSASRDPDIQEVLWLSLDELRQQQDRLRSPLVLDNLEQYLAGQRYPLSMIFDS; encoded by the coding sequence ATGAGTTGGTACCCCCACGTGACAGTGGCGACCATTGTGGAAAACAATGGCAAGTTTTTGTTTGTGGAGGAAATTGCCAATGGCCGCCGGGTGCTTAACCAACCCGCAGGGCATTTAGAGCGGGATGAAACCCTGATCGCTGCCGCTCGCCGTGAGGTGTTAGAAGAAACCCAATGGGAGGTGAGTATCGATGGCGTGGTTGGTCTGGGCCTCTATCGGGCGCCGGCCAACGGGGTGACTTATCAGCGCACCTGCTTTTTCGGCCGGCCGCTCAGCTTTCTCGACAGCGCAAGTCGCGATCCCGATATTCAGGAGGTGCTGTGGCTTAGCCTTGATGAACTCCGGCAACAACAAGATAGGCTGCGCAGCCCCCTCGTCCTCGACAACCTTGAGCAATATTTGGCGGGGCAGCGTTACCCGCTTTCCATGATTTTTGATTCTTAG
- the mnmA gene encoding tRNA 2-thiouridine(34) synthase MnmA, producing MTGSQLLTDMAPSQTRIIVGMSGGVDSSISALLLQQQGYQVEGLFMKNWEEDDGTEYCTAKEDLSDAQAVCDRLGIHLHTANFAAEYWDNVFEHFLAEYQAGRTPNPDILCNREIKFKAFLDYALMLGADGIATGHYCRRRDENGHSQLIKGLDANKDQSYFLHAVGEEQLAKTLFPVGEMEKPAVRALAQQYDLITHNKKDSTGICFIGERRFKDFLQQYLPAQPGTIETLDGTALGQHAGLMYHTIGQRQGLGIGGVAGGGDEPWYVIDKDLDRNVLVVAQGTDHPALFKQSLSVRQIHWINGAPDLPLSCTAKTRYRQPDQHCQVVSVDGGYRVDFDQAQRAITPGQSVVFYQGEVCLGGGVIEAGFNSV from the coding sequence ATGACTGGCTCTCAGCTTCTTACCGACATGGCACCATCACAGACCCGCATTATTGTGGGAATGTCCGGTGGCGTGGATTCCTCTATTTCGGCCCTGCTACTGCAGCAGCAGGGTTATCAGGTAGAGGGTCTGTTTATGAAGAACTGGGAGGAAGACGACGGCACGGAGTATTGCACTGCCAAAGAAGACCTCAGCGACGCCCAAGCCGTGTGCGATCGCCTTGGCATCCATCTCCACACCGCCAACTTTGCCGCCGAATACTGGGACAATGTCTTCGAACACTTTCTTGCCGAATACCAGGCCGGCCGCACCCCCAACCCCGACATACTCTGTAACCGTGAAATTAAATTTAAGGCTTTTCTCGACTATGCGCTGATGCTCGGTGCGGATGGCATCGCCACGGGACACTATTGCCGGCGCCGCGATGAAAACGGCCATAGCCAGCTCATCAAGGGGCTGGATGCCAACAAAGATCAGAGTTATTTCCTCCACGCCGTTGGCGAAGAGCAGCTGGCCAAAACCCTGTTTCCGGTAGGTGAAATGGAAAAGCCCGCCGTACGGGCACTGGCCCAGCAATACGATTTGATAACCCACAACAAAAAGGACAGCACCGGCATCTGCTTTATTGGCGAGCGACGCTTTAAGGATTTTCTCCAGCAATACCTTCCAGCGCAGCCCGGCACCATCGAAACGCTGGACGGCACAGCGCTCGGTCAACACGCCGGCCTGATGTACCACACCATTGGTCAGCGCCAAGGGCTCGGTATTGGCGGCGTTGCCGGGGGTGGCGACGAACCCTGGTATGTCATCGATAAGGACCTCGATCGAAACGTGCTTGTGGTTGCCCAGGGCACCGACCACCCTGCGCTGTTCAAGCAAAGCCTGAGCGTGAGGCAAATTCACTGGATTAACGGCGCGCCGGATTTACCGCTCAGCTGCACCGCAAAGACCCGCTACCGGCAACCCGACCAACACTGCCAGGTTGTCAGTGTAGACGGCGGCTATCGGGTGGACTTCGATCAGGCCCAGCGGGCCATTACCCCTGGCCAATCGGTGGTGTTTTACCAGGGCGAGGTTTGCCTGGGCGGCGGCGTGATTGAAGCGGGGTTTAACAGTGTCTGA
- the hflD gene encoding high frequency lysogenization protein HflD, with amino-acid sequence MSDSAAWRQRTLALAALIQAVGLVDQVARTGQADPEAMEASIDSLFAFSSDNAEQAFQGVASIEFGLRGLRDLLSGNDYAEKPNILRYAMGVLYLQKKLRKNRDMMDLMASRLQHAAKKKEFSNSNDIIGLCGSLSSIYQDTLSNFSYRLQIRGSAQQLQDSNNAAKIRALLLAAVRAAFLWRQAGGSRWVLLLQRRRIFDTAKELLSTEIRH; translated from the coding sequence GTGTCTGATTCGGCAGCATGGCGACAACGCACATTGGCCCTGGCCGCACTGATCCAAGCTGTCGGCCTGGTTGACCAGGTTGCGCGCACCGGCCAGGCCGATCCCGAGGCCATGGAAGCATCCATCGACAGCCTGTTTGCCTTTTCCAGCGACAATGCCGAGCAGGCTTTTCAGGGGGTGGCCAGTATTGAGTTTGGGTTGCGCGGTTTACGCGATTTACTCAGCGGCAACGATTACGCGGAAAAGCCCAATATTCTGCGCTATGCCATGGGCGTGCTCTACCTACAAAAGAAACTTCGCAAAAATCGCGACATGATGGACCTCATGGCCTCGCGGCTGCAGCATGCCGCGAAGAAGAAAGAGTTTTCAAATTCTAATGATATCATTGGCTTGTGCGGATCTCTTTCTTCAATTTATCAAGATACTCTGTCGAACTTTTCCTACCGACTGCAAATTCGCGGCAGCGCCCAGCAACTGCAAGACAGCAACAATGCTGCGAAAATTCGCGCCCTGCTGCTGGCAGCCGTGCGAGCAGCCTTTCTGTGGCGTCAGGCCGGCGGCAGCCGTTGGGTACTTTTGCTGCAGCGCCGCCGCATTTTCGACACGGCCAAGGAACTGTTAAGCACTGAAATTCGCCACTGA